A genomic segment from Malus domestica chromosome 05, GDT2T_hap1 encodes:
- the LOC139196358 gene encoding uncharacterized protein — translation MERYYKKQCLNPPSNISGSPSPSNIPSSHPPPPSNIRSPPLNILSSSQQSEPTELDEILANLHADPGYRRRMLDYPPNYREAIRRHYLQNDPCQPRDHIMPRKVSNKRCFITGWFDRFKWLKYSISKDAAFCRYCYLFKCDFDQMGSTGNDVFTEKGFTNWRKGPENLRAHEGGVGSLHNKVVQQARDLMTQKQHIETFVIKQTDEARNNYHTLLRASLECTRWLLGQGLPFRGHDESLKSSNRGNYLELMHFLSKHNEQVRKVVFENAPKNLKYTSSDIQKDLVRACAIETINAITKDMEGEFFSLLVDGSRDSSTKEQMAVVLRYVNKK, via the coding sequence atggaacggtactataagaaacaatgcttaaatcctccttcaaacaTTTCGGGTAGTccttctccttcaaatattccaagtagtcatcctcctcctccttcaaatatAAGAAGTCCTCCtttgaatattctgagtagttcACAACAAAGTGAGCCCACTGAGTTGGATGAGATATTGGCTAATCTTCATGCAGACCCTGGATATAGACGTCGAATGCTTGATTATCCACCTAATtatcgtgaagcaattcgtagaCACTATCTCCAAAATGATCCTTGTCAACCTAGAGACCACATTATGCCAagaaaagttagcaacaaaAGATGTTTTATCACCGGTTGGTTTGATAGGTTTAAGTGGTTGAAGTATAGTATATCAAAGGATGCTGCATTTTGTCGTTATTGCTATCTTTTCAAATGTGATTTCGATCAAATGGGTAGCACTGGAAATGATGTCTTCACCGAGAAAGGGTTTACAAATTGGAGGAAAGGACCCGAAAATCTTCGAGCCCATGAGGGAGGTGTTGGAAGTCTTCATAATAAAGTTGTACAACAAGCTAGAGATTTGATgacacaaaaacaacacattGAAACATTTGTGATTAAGCAAACCGATGAAGCTCGCAATAATTATCATACTTTATTGAGAGCCTCACTTGAGTGCACAAGATGGTTGTTGGGACAAGGTTTGCCTTTTCGTGGTCACGATGAATCGTTGAAATCAAGCAATAGAGGTAATTATTTGGAGCTtatgcactttctttccaagCATAATGAGCAAGTTAGGAAGGTTGTGTTTGAGAATGCTCCCAAGAATCTTAAGTATACTTCTTCTGATATTCAAAAAGATCTTGTCCGTGCTTGTGCCATTGAAACTATAAATGCAATCACTAAAGATATGGAAGGtgaatttttttctcttttggttgatgGATCACGTGACTCTTCAACTAAAGAGCAAATGGCGGTGGTATTGCGTTATGTGAACAAAAAATGA
- the LOC139196021 gene encoding uncharacterized protein, with product MEDLHFVPGKSRRKAPRLTNFHYYRVDLYFQVLDTQLKELNDRFNEVNTELLLCMACLSPVNNFASFDKAKIVRLAQLYPQDFDRMDLMNLPIQLDNYIHNMKMHSEFSSLRGIGDLAKELVKTGRCASYILVYKLLTLALVLPVATASVERAFSAMKIVKTPLRNKMGDQWLSDSMLVYIERYVFAFIDNEPIMRRFHGMKRRRQQL from the coding sequence ATGGAGGATTTGCATTTTGTACCTGGAAAATCAAGGCGTAAAGCTCCAAGACTCACAAACTTCCATTACTATCGTGTGGACCtctattttcaagtccttgatacacaattaaaggaattgaatgatcgcttcaatgaggtaaacaccgagttgcttctttgtatggcatgtttgagtccggtgaataattttgcatcttttgacaAAGCAAAAATTGTTCGTCTAGCTCAACTTTATCCTCAAGATTTTGATCGTATGGACCTCATGAATCTTCCAATTCAACTTGACAATTACATTCACAATATGAAGATGCATAGTGAGTTTTCGTCATTGAGAGGAATTGGTGATCTTGCAAAGGAGTTGGTGAAGACTGGGAGGTGTGCAAGCTACATATTAGTGtataagcttcttacattggctttggtgttaccggttgcaaccgcttcggtggagagagctttttctgctatgaagattgtgaaaacaccattgcgtaacaaaatgggagatcaatggttgagtgatagcatgcTTGTTTACATAGAGAGAtatgtatttgcttttattgataatgagcctattatgcgaCGTTTTCATGGTATGAAACGTCGTcggcaacaattgtaa